ATGAACAGCACGCCTGCGACCATGCTGCTGACGCGCTGGATGGCGAAACTCAGGAACATGACCACGCCGAACTGCACGAGGATCAGCAGGAAGGTGTTGCGGTAGGCCCAGTCGAGGGCGTCGGGGTTGTTGGCAGTCAGAAAAGCGATGATGGCCGTCAGGGCCAGACCGGCGGTCATCCAGGAATAGGTGCGGCCCATGAAACTGCGGACGACCTGTTCTGTGGCGGCAGGACTCGTCAGATAGGAATTCATACTTCAGGATACGCTCCGAGCTCTGAAAAAGTTTCCGAAAGAGAGCCGGTGGATTATTGCCGGTCCAGATACCCGAAGGTATTGGGCCGCCCGCTGACCGGCTGACCGTTCGACCCCTGATAGCCGACATAGACGAGTTCCTGGCCGCCGTCCAGCCTGTACAGCTTGAAGCTGCCGCCCAGACACGGCCCCTGAATCACCTGTTCGGTCAACGTCAGGACAGAGCCGCTGAGGATAGGCGACACCAGATCGGCCAGACAGTTCTGATAGCTGATGCGCCCGACCACCGGATTGCCGTAGTTGTTCAGGTTCAGCGAATACACCACGTTCAGGTCGCTGGCGTCACGCCGCAGAACATGCCCTTCCCAGGTGCCGCCAAATCCATTCAGATCGGGGCGGGTGGCCGACGCAGCAGAACCCGCCATCATGCCGCCCATCGATGCCGGGGCACACGCGCTGAGAGTCAGAAAGGCCATCACCGGCACAGCGAGGTGGGAGAACTTAAGTTGCATGCCTTACTTCTAACATGTCCCTCTGTGCGTCAGAGTCGAGCGCCGTGTGCCGGTGTTAAACAGCGGCTCCATGCCTTCTTTAGCGATACGAAAGCTTCAGGAGAGCTGTAGATTTCCCGATTCCCCGCTGCTGCGAACGCGGCGGCTTTCGATGTTGGCATGCAGCGCCAGATAGCGTAGCCAGCCCTTCGGGGTCAGGTCGCCCAGGTCGTTGTGCGGTACGGTCAGGCCATCGGCAGGCGGCGACGTGTCGAGGCGGCGGGCCAGATCGACCGTGTGAGCGCGGGTGGTCTGAAGGTCGGCCAGCAGTTCGGCCCAGCTCGCATCTCTGGGCGGCTTATACGAGCGGTGTCCGTCCAGCTCGGCGGAAGGCGCACCCGTATTCATTCGCTCGATTCGTGCCGTGCCCCAACGCTCGATGCCGATGATATGGCGCAGCGCCTTGCGGTTTCCGGCACTCTCGCCCGCCCGCTCGAAGCGGCCTGTCAGCTCGACGCCGCCGCGCTCCAGCCGCTGTGCCAGCTCGGCGTAACTGCTGTTCAGGACGGGGCGTTCCAGCGTCTGCTTGATGAAGAATTCGCGGATTTCCGGGCCGCGCCCACGGGCGGCGTAGGCGCTGGCAGCGGCGGCTCCCACAGCGATGACCACGGGCACCCAGACCTTCGAGGTTTTGCTCATAGCCCTCAGTTTAACCGGAGCCTTCAGGTGGACCGGAATTCCTGATGGTGCGTGTCAGCGGCGGCAAGAATGCAGCCCGCCGGAGTACCGATAACGCTTACCCGCGAGTCGGGCGGGCAGGGAAGAGCGTCCTGCACCATGCGGGCGTGTGCCAGCGTGAAGGCAGGCCGAGCATCCAGGCCACGCGCTGCCCAGCCGAATCCCTTCGACAGCCGCCCGCCGCTCCTGTCCACTGCGGTGCAGGCCAGCACTGCCGCCGTCGCCTCGTCGGTGTGCCGCCTGGCTTCTCCCACCAGCCGAGAGCGCTTCAGGTCGGCTCCCTCCGGACTCGACACCCGGAAGTACCAGCCCTCACGCCGTTGATCGGGAATGTACAGCACCACGCCTGCTGCCAGCGCCAGTGTTCGCAGCGGCAGCAGCACGCGCTCGGCTCCGGCGATCAGGCAGCGGTGAGCCTGAACGTCCGGATGGGCCAGCAGCGCGGCGGCAGCGTCTTTTGCCCCGATAAAGTTTGGATGGTGCCCGTGCGGCGGTAAAGGAAACGCGCAGACGCGGGCGTGCAGCAGGTCCGTCCAGACCTGATCGCGGGTGCGTCCGGCAGTCTGGGTCGCTGGCAGCGTCTAGCCTTTACGCAGCGCCGCTTCCATGCGGGGCGCACGCGCTTCCAGTGCCGCGTCACCGTCTGGCAGGCGCGTCTGATTGGGGGTCGGATCGGGAAACTGGGGGTTGGCCTTGCGGTCTGGCACGCGCACCAGATGGGCGCTGTCCACGTCGTACCCAGCCGCCTCATCTGCCTGAGCGTCGCGGATTTTCATGCGGGTCACGCGGGCGGGCAGGCCCATCGCGATGCCGTGCGGGGGAATGTCGCCGCGCAGCAGAGCGTGTGTCGCCAGCATCGCGTCGTCGCTCACCACGCTGCCCGCCAGAATGGTGCTGTGGTAGGTCAGGCGGGCACCCTT
The nucleotide sequence above comes from Deinococcus ruber. Encoded proteins:
- a CDS encoding DinB family protein encodes the protein MSKTSKVWVPVVIAVGAAAASAYAARGRGPEIREFFIKQTLERPVLNSSYAELAQRLERGGVELTGRFERAGESAGNRKALRHIIGIERWGTARIERMNTGAPSAELDGHRSYKPPRDASWAELLADLQTTRAHTVDLARRLDTSPPADGLTVPHNDLGDLTPKGWLRYLALHANIESRRVRSSGESGNLQLS